The following proteins are encoded in a genomic region of Planococcus lenghuensis:
- the prmA gene encoding 50S ribosomal protein L11 methyltransferase codes for MKWSELSIHTTNEAVEPISNILHEAGASGVVIEDSEELTREHPDRFGEIYALDPDEFPQEGVIVKAYLPVTSFIAETIEGIRQAVHQLTAFDINTGRAEITVSEVHEEQWATAWKKYYHPVKISQRFTIVPTWEEYTPVASDELIIELDPGMAFGTGTHPTTVMCLQALEKTVNPGNQVIDVGTGSGVLAVGAALLGAAHVHALDLDEVAVTAARENVKLNNTHDRVNVVHGNLLDTIEAPGDVVIANILAEVIISFTDDALTAVKPGGYYVTSGIIGAKKEDVKQALIASGFVIDEVMMMEDWVTIISKKPL; via the coding sequence GTGAAATGGTCAGAACTGTCCATTCATACAACCAATGAAGCAGTGGAGCCGATTTCGAATATTTTGCATGAAGCCGGTGCCAGCGGAGTTGTCATCGAGGATTCAGAAGAATTGACACGGGAGCATCCGGACCGCTTCGGGGAGATCTATGCCTTGGATCCGGATGAATTCCCGCAGGAAGGGGTCATCGTCAAAGCTTATTTGCCGGTGACAAGTTTTATCGCGGAAACAATTGAAGGAATCCGGCAGGCCGTCCATCAATTGACGGCATTTGATATCAATACCGGCCGGGCGGAGATCACAGTGAGTGAAGTGCACGAAGAGCAATGGGCGACAGCCTGGAAGAAATATTACCATCCGGTAAAGATTTCCCAGCGGTTTACGATCGTACCGACATGGGAAGAGTACACACCTGTTGCAAGCGACGAGCTGATCATCGAACTTGATCCCGGCATGGCGTTTGGCACCGGCACACATCCGACCACGGTGATGTGTCTGCAGGCGCTTGAGAAAACAGTGAACCCGGGAAATCAGGTCATCGATGTTGGAACCGGGTCCGGTGTGCTGGCAGTCGGCGCAGCTTTACTGGGTGCAGCACATGTCCATGCACTCGATTTGGATGAAGTCGCAGTGACTGCTGCCCGGGAAAACGTGAAGCTGAACAATACGCACGACCGGGTGAATGTGGTGCATGGCAATCTGCTGGATACGATTGAGGCGCCAGGAGATGTCGTCATTGCGAACATCCTGGCGGAAGTAATCATCTCGTTCACAGACGATGCCCTAACTGCAGTGAAACCGGGGGGATATTATGTGACTTCAGGCATTATCGGCGCTAAAAAAGAGGATGTGAAACAAGCCCTCATCGCTTCAGGCTTCGTCATTGACGAAGTGATGATGATGGAGGACTGGGTCACGATCATTTCAAAAAAACCGCTTTAA
- the dnaJ gene encoding molecular chaperone DnaJ, translating into MEKRDYYEVLGVSKDASKEELKKAYRKLSKQYHPDINKEADAADKFKEIKDAYETLSDDQKRAHYDQFGHTDPNQGFGGGGFGGAEGFGFEDIFSTFFGGGARRRDPNAPRKGEDLQYVMDIDFMDAVFGKDEEIEIPKEETCETCDGSGAKPGTKPQRCPHCEGTGQMNVTQDTAFGRIVNRRVCHYCEGTGQIIKEKCPTCHGDGRVVKYKTIKVVIPAGVEDGQQLRVTGQGGPGINGGPAGDLYVVFRVKAHDKFKRDGDDIYLELPITFPQAALGDEVEVPTVSGKVKLKIPAGTQSGARFRLKGKGVKNVHGYGIGDQHIIVKVKTPTKLSDKQRQLLREFAEISGDIPEEQGSSLFAKIRRTIKGE; encoded by the coding sequence ATGGAGAAAAGAGATTATTATGAAGTGCTGGGTGTGTCCAAGGATGCATCGAAAGAAGAATTGAAAAAGGCTTACCGGAAGCTGTCAAAGCAGTATCACCCGGATATCAATAAAGAAGCGGATGCTGCAGATAAATTCAAGGAAATCAAAGACGCTTATGAGACGCTGAGTGATGATCAAAAGCGTGCGCATTATGATCAGTTCGGCCATACAGACCCGAATCAGGGCTTTGGCGGGGGCGGATTCGGCGGCGCCGAAGGCTTTGGTTTCGAAGACATCTTCAGTACATTTTTCGGCGGCGGCGCCCGGAGACGGGATCCGAATGCACCGCGTAAAGGCGAAGACTTGCAATATGTCATGGATATCGATTTCATGGATGCCGTGTTCGGCAAAGATGAAGAGATTGAGATCCCGAAAGAAGAAACGTGTGAAACCTGTGACGGTTCCGGTGCCAAACCGGGAACGAAACCGCAGCGCTGTCCGCATTGTGAAGGCACCGGCCAGATGAATGTGACGCAGGACACTGCTTTCGGCCGGATTGTAAACCGGCGGGTGTGCCATTATTGTGAAGGCACCGGCCAAATCATCAAGGAAAAATGCCCGACTTGCCACGGCGACGGCCGGGTCGTTAAATATAAAACGATCAAAGTTGTCATTCCGGCAGGCGTGGAAGATGGCCAGCAGCTCCGCGTAACCGGACAGGGCGGCCCCGGTATCAATGGAGGCCCTGCAGGCGATCTGTATGTCGTATTCCGCGTGAAAGCGCACGATAAGTTCAAACGGGACGGCGATGACATTTATTTGGAACTCCCGATCACATTCCCGCAGGCAGCACTCGGAGATGAAGTGGAAGTTCCCACAGTCAGCGGAAAAGTGAAACTGAAAATTCCAGCCGGCACACAAAGCGGTGCCCGATTCCGTCTTAAAGGCAAAGGCGTGAAAAATGTCCACGGCTATGGCATCGGGGATCAGCATATCATCGTAAAAGTCAAAACACCGACAAAGCTTAGCGATAAACAACGGCAGCTGCTCCGTGAGTTCGCGGAGATCAGCGGAGACATTCCGGAAGAACAGGGAAGTTCATTATTCGCGAAAATCCGCCGGACGATTAAAGGTGAATAA